The window GTAAATAGActcattaaattaatttcaattaatttattgggaagttattataaaatatttgttctattcttttgtttaattttatttagttataatattttctaaacttaattttttatagaaaaaaaaagaaatttgatttGCAGAACTTAAAACAATGCTTACCATGTATTAACAGTTTTGTCACACTTGACTGAATAACTCTTGGTTTACTTGATGCAATGCATGCATAAGATCCTTCATAAGATCAGGTTTTACTGATGGCAATGATATATTACCCTCATTAGACCATCCAGAAATAAGACTTCCATCTTTTGACCATCGATAGATTACAGGAGAATTACCAGATGCAATGCATGACAAAGAAACTAGATTGTTTACCAAAATTACAATCTCAGATTGCGTATTCTGATTTTGCACAGAGCATAAACTGCTTACTTTCAAAACACCAACTTCAGTGATAGAAAAATACATAACATCACATGTAATAGTGTTGATAAC is drawn from Hydra vulgaris chromosome 07, alternate assembly HydraT2T_AEP and contains these coding sequences:
- the LOC136082240 gene encoding uncharacterized protein LOC136082240, coding for MLKKKIYYENVLTTDIVVVNATDKDLGKGGEIEFSIIRIDQKVVSNQVQNHVMIGVSDKGDKPLSSNATFIVINTITCDVMYFSITEVGVLKVSSLCSVQNQNTQSEIVILVNNLVSLSCIASGNSPVIYRWSKDGSLISGWSNEGNISLPSVKPDLMKDLMHALHQVNQELFSQV